AGCGTGGTCTCCTCCCCCGGCCGCGACATGGTGCTCAGCGCGGCGCACTGCCTGCTCGGCACGGACACCCGCCAGGTGGCCTTCGTACCGCAGTACACCCGCGCGAAACCGCGGCCGTACGGGCTGTTCCCGGTGCTGCGCGACGCCGCGGGACGCTCGAAGGTGTGGATCGCCCCCCGCTACCGGAGCGAGGGGCCGGACCGGGCGGCCACCCTCGACGTGGCCTTCGCCCAGGTCGGGCCGGGCGCCGACGGCCTCCCGGTGGAGGACGTGGTCGGCGGGAACCGGCTCGTCACCGGGGCCACGTTCACCCACGCCAAGGTCACCCTGATCGGCCATCCCGCGGCGGCTGCGCGCCCGCGCGTGTGCGTCAACCGGACGACCAAGTTCACCAGCACCGACCCGGGGAGCCCCGGCTCGTTCCTGCGGATCGACTGCACGGGCTATCCGGGCGGGACCAGCGGCGGCCCCTTCCTCGCGCGCTACGACGCGACCACGCAGACCGGGGACGTGGTCGGGGTGATCGGCGGCTGGAAGACCGGCGGGCCCACCGCCGACACCTCGTACAGCTCCTACTTCGGGGCGGAGATCAGGAAGCTGTACCAGACGGCGGTCGCTGCGGCCCTGGTGCGGTGAGGACCCGCACCCAGCGGGTCCGGCGCGGGTTGCCGACCGTACGGGGGGTCACCGGGACCCCGTCGGCGGTCAGCGGGTCGGCCGGGGCGAGCTCGAGCTGACGGCGCAGGTCCGCGAGGGCCGCGTGCACCGGCGCGAGGATCACCTCGGCGCGCGGGTGGATGTACGCGAGGGCGTGCGCGGTGGTCTCGATGACCTCGGCGGCGTCCTCGGCGGCGGTCCGGCTCCACCCGCCCGGCCTCCCGCCGCTCCAGGGCGCGACGGCGTCGTAGAGGTGGCAGGCGGCATCGGCCGCGGCGTCGGCCCGTTCACCGACGCCCGGCGCCGCGATGGTCGGCAGCAGCTCCATGCCCGCTCAACGAGCGGGACCCGCCGGGGGAACTAGGCCCTGTCGTCAAAGTAGCGCCGGTAAGGCCCGCGGCGTCCGGTGCCGTGCATCGCAAGGCGGGGGAGCTCCCGAGTACTGGACGTACTTGGGTGCTCCGACAACGCGGCGAGGTGCGGTGCCGGACGTCGCGGGCCTGGGGGCACCTCCCAGCGGTAGCTGGGGGAGGGACTTTGACGGCAGGGCCTAGGGGCGCCGGCGGATCCGGCGGGCCACGGCGTGCGACCCGGCGGTGGCCGCGGCGGCCAGGCCGAGCCCGGCCGCCAGGTCGCGGGCCCGGGCCGGGCGCAGCACCCCGGCGCGGCGCAGCCGGCCGCGGGCCCACAGGGTGAAGGGGACGACCACCAGCGGGGAGGTCACCACGCCCGGGGTGTAGCCGCGGGTGGCGGCGGCCTGGGCTAGGTGTACCAGGCCGTGCAGCCCGAAGCCGTCCAGGGCGCTCTGGTAGAAGGCGGAGCGCCCGCCGGTGCGGTAGCCCTCGGCAGCGGCGGCCGTCACGACGGCGCCCATGACGGCGACGGCGGTGGCGAACTCGCGGCCGTCGACGTCGGTGACGCTCCGCCACATCCGGTCCGGTATCCGGGGATGGCGGGCGCGCAGGACGGGGACGCGGGTGCGGGACCAGCGGGCCATCGTGGCGACCTCCTCGAGGTCGTGCACGGTCCAGGCGGCCAGCAGGCCGAAGGTGGTGAGGGCGAGGGTGGATTTCCCGGTGGTGTTCACGGGCACGAGTCTGCCGCCGGGGAGCCGGGTACGGAAAGGCAGTTCCGGGGGCCGCGGCACATAGGCTGGTCGGATCATGAGCCTCAGAGTGCGCAAGCCGGCCAGTGCGCGGAAGACCGGTGCGAAGGGCGGGAAGGCCGGGGCGGCCGGCGGGACCCGCGAGACCCGTACGCCCGGTGCGTTCGCCCAGCTCGCCGTGGCGCTGCGGACGCCCGCCCGGGCGGGCGAGCCGCTGTTCGCGCGGGCGCCCCGGCGGTGGCAGCGGATGCTGCCCTACTTCGTCGTCGCCGTCTTCGTGGTGACGCTGGTCCCGGTGACGATCGCGGTGCTGGCCAACGACTACGCGCTGGGCGGCGGCTGGGCGGGCGCCCTGGGCGTGGCGCAGACCGTACCGCTGCTGCTGGCGGTGACCCGGCCGCTGACGGCCTGGGGCATCGTGCTGCTCGCGGACCTCCTCGGGGCGGTGCTGCTGACCGGCGCCGACCGGGTGGCCGGGCACACTTGGCCGTGGCCGCCGATGGTGGTGGTCGGGTACCTGGTGCTGATGGCCTGCCTGGGGCTGCGCGAGTCCGTCCGGACCCTGGTGCAGGTGTGGCTGGCGACCGGCGCGGCGGGGGTGGTCCTCGGCTTCTACCAGCCCGCCGGGGTGACGAACACCGCGGCCCTGCTGTTCGTGCTGAGCGGGTCGGTGCTGGCGGTGACCGGCGCGCTGCGCGGGCTGGGGGACGCGCGGCAGCGGATCGCGGAGCAGGAGAGCATCAGTGAGGCGGAGCGGGCGAGGCGCACGCTGCTGGAGGAACGGGCCCGGATCGCGCGGGAGTTGCACGATGTGGTGGCCCACCACATGTCGGTGATCACGGTGCAGGCCGACTCGGCGCCCTACCGGCTG
This is a stretch of genomic DNA from Streptomyces sp. NBC_00091. It encodes these proteins:
- a CDS encoding trypsin-like peptidase domain-containing protein, giving the protein MRRLLTVVTAAAAAAAALMLPDGPLPVAKTERAEAASEHWSAREAAAFWTEARMASALPVPEPDPDPPAAASPAPDPSPASTPSPSPSPVGEPAVPASPEATEAPVSPEAPDPAAATPTLPAPPPAPSAEPAAPVPAPAVTPALPTPAPPAKPARPATAFVPAATGVGQDFGGIPVVGRMFVMQGNGAYFCTASVVSSPGRDMVLSAAHCLLGTDTRQVAFVPQYTRAKPRPYGLFPVLRDAAGRSKVWIAPRYRSEGPDRAATLDVAFAQVGPGADGLPVEDVVGGNRLVTGATFTHAKVTLIGHPAAAARPRVCVNRTTKFTSTDPGSPGSFLRIDCTGYPGGTSGGPFLARYDATTQTGDVVGVIGGWKTGGPTADTSYSSYFGAEIRKLYQTAVAAALVR
- a CDS encoding HXXEE domain-containing protein, with the translated sequence MNTTGKSTLALTTFGLLAAWTVHDLEEVATMARWSRTRVPVLRARHPRIPDRMWRSVTDVDGREFATAVAVMGAVVTAAAAEGYRTGGRSAFYQSALDGFGLHGLVHLAQAAATRGYTPGVVTSPLVVVPFTLWARGRLRRAGVLRPARARDLAAGLGLAAAATAGSHAVARRIRRRP
- a CDS encoding sensor histidine kinase, translating into MSLRVRKPASARKTGAKGGKAGAAGGTRETRTPGAFAQLAVALRTPARAGEPLFARAPRRWQRMLPYFVVAVFVVTLVPVTIAVLANDYALGGGWAGALGVAQTVPLLLAVTRPLTAWGIVLLADLLGAVLLTGADRVAGHTWPWPPMVVVGYLVLMACLGLRESVRTLVQVWLATGAAGVVLGFYQPAGVTNTAALLFVLSGSVLAVTGALRGLGDARQRIAEQESISEAERARRTLLEERARIARELHDVVAHHMSVITVQADSAPYRLPGMAEPVREEFAAIAASARESLGEMRRLLTVLRGDGTNGAGGADGERAPQPGIARIQQLVEATVRAGQPVELSLAAGVAEEVPPAVDLSAYRIVQEALANVVRHAPGARTRVSVTRSPEGGEVLVLVVNGPARDAVVELEGTGTGHGLVGMRERVRLTGGTLDTGPLPEGGFRVAARLPLDSRIGESS